From Salvia splendens isolate huo1 chromosome 3, SspV2, whole genome shotgun sequence, a single genomic window includes:
- the LOC121793691 gene encoding probable indole-3-pyruvate monooxygenase YUCCA3 gives MRHQHDHEEEEQELFTGGRRCILVNGPLIVGAGPSGLAVGAGLKREGVPFLILERANCIASLWQRKTYDRLNLHLPKHFCQLPYIPFPADFPEYPTKRHFIDYLDAYAQHFAISPMFDETVESAKYDQACGLWRVRSANVDGSTTDYLCRWLVVATGENAEKVVPEFEGLDGFAGEVVHACDYKSGKGFSGKKVLVVGCGNSGMEVSLDLSNHRALPSMVVRSSIHVLPKDVFGVSTFELAGLMTKWLPLWVADKILVAAARLILGNTERYGLKRPAMGPLQLKHTEGKTPVLDIGALARIRSGDIKVVCGINKFLEEGVELVNGQILCVDSVIMATGYSSNVPTWLKESEFFTKDGFPRSPFPNGWKGKDGLYAVGFTRRGLSGASADAVRVAQDIAEIWNQEIKHKSHAVGVACNRR, from the exons ATGAGGCATCAGCATGATCATGAGGAGGAAGAGCAGGAGCTGTTCACGGGCGGGCGGCGCTGCATACTCGTGAACGGCCCCCTGATAGTTGGAGCGGGCCCCTCCGGCCTAGCAGTCGGGGCGGGCCTAAAGCGAGAAGGCGTCCCCTTCCTGATCCTGGAGCGAGCCAACTGCATTGCCTCGCTGTGGCAGAGAAAGACATACGACCGCCTCAATCTCCACCTCCCAAAGCACTTCTGCCAGCTCCCTTACATCCCTTTCCCGGCCGACTTCCCTGAATATCCCACCAAGCGCCACTTCATCGACTACCTCGACGCCTACGCCCAACACTTTGCCATATCTCCGATGTTCGATGAGACTGTTGAGTCCGCCAAGTACGATCAAGCATGCGGGCTTTGGCGCGTCAGGAGCGCCAACGTGGACGGCTCCACCACCGACTACTTGTGCCGGTGGCTGGTGGTGGCCACCGGAGAGAATGCGGAGAAGGTGGTGCCGGAGTTTGAAGGGCTGGATGGCTTCGCCGGAGAGGTGGTGCATGCCTGTGATTACAAGTCCGGGAAGGGGTTTTCCGGGAAGAAGGTTTTGGTTGTTGGGTGTGGGAATTCCGGCATGGAAGTTTCTCTTGATCTCTCCAATCATCGTGCTCTTCCATCTATGGTCGTCCGCAGCTCT ATACATGTGTTGCCAAAGGATGTGTTTGGGGTGTCGACATTTGAGCTAGCTGGTCTGATGACAAAATGGCTGCCGCTTTGGGTGGCGGACAAGATACTGGTGGCGGCGGCGCGGCTGATTCTTGGGAACACGGAGAGGTATGGGCTGAAGAGGCCGGCGATGGGGCCGTTGCAGCTGAAGCATACTGAGGGGAAGACCCCTGTTCTTGACATAGGTGCACTTGCAAGGATAAGGTCAGGAGACATCAAGGTGGTCTGTGGGATCAACAAGTTTTTGGAGGAAGGTGTTGAGCTTGTTAATGGACAGATTCTTTGTGTTGATTCTGTCATCATGGCTACTGGATACTCTAGCAATGTGCCCACATGGTTAAAG GAAAGTGAGTTCTTTACAAAGGATGGTTTTCCAAGATCACCATTTCCAAATGGTTGGAAGGGCAAAGATGGGCTTTATGCAGTTGGTTTTACAAGGAGAGGCCTCTCGGGTGCATCGGCTGACGCGGTCCGAGTTGCACAAGACATAGCTGAGATTTGGAATCAAGAAATCAAGCACAAGAGCCATGCAGTGGGAGTGGCCTGCAATAGAAGATGA
- the LOC121797017 gene encoding stemmadenine O-acetyltransferase-like — MWNVREASKALDASYVGGLKKREMQLEEIRVQVEASKVEERFLFSNVCGFPLYEADFGWGEPDRVRFVGLPYKNMAFFMDTKTGDGIEVLLQLSEQDMEKFQAHSMLKILSFIPAVFFYPSNPTIPNSEKSKLLKKSLSNVLSIYHPLAGRRVGNLYVDCNDAGTPLSEAEADCDLSLAVADPNPSNLKIFLPHETDEFHDLCLAVHATYFPCGGLAIGILLSHKVADASSYLLFLKTWSAVARNGGGVPLPKFELAAYAPQLDILSCQPPPGLVEGDVATTILTFAAAEIATLQERYNSPGCRRPSRVEALSAFIWTRFVSATGAISDPDQMCIVYNAINLRNRADPPLSDHQFGNFIAPSTAFVRAGDSGVEVVRKVREATKRIDAGYVAGLKKRERQLEDIMGHVRASEGVMVKMFFSSLCGFPFTQVDFGWGRPARLKTIGLPFQNLVHFMDTNGGDGVEALIQLSIQDMEKFQAHLSLNSKL, encoded by the exons ATGTGGAATGTGCGGGAGGCCTCGAAGGCGCTAGACGCCAGCTATGTTGGTGGACTGAAAAAGAGGGAGATGCAGTTGGAAGAGATAAGGGTTCAGGTTGAAGCTAGTAAAGTGGAGGAGAGATTTCTGTTTTCGAATGTGTGCGGGTTTCCTTTGTACGAAGCGGATTTCGGGTGGGGAGAACCCGACCGGGTCAGGTTTGTCGGGCTGCCCTACAAGAATATGGCATTTTTTATGGATACAAAAACTGGGGATGGAATAGAGGTATTGCTCCAGTTGAGTGAACAAGATATGGAAAAATTCCAAGCTCATTCGATGTTAAAGA TTTTATCATTCATTCCCGCCGTCTTCTTCTACCCTTCAAACCCCACAATTCCCAACTCGGAAAAATCAAAGCTGCTGAAGAAATCCTTATCGAATGTCCTCTCCATATACCACCCTCTCGCCGGCCGCCGCGTGGGAAATCTCTACGTCGACTGCAACGACGCCGGCACACCCCTCTCCGAAGCCGAAGCAGACTGCGACCTCTCGCTAGCTGTCGCCGATCCAAACCCTAGTAATTTGAAGATATTTCTACCCCACGAGACAGATGAGTTCCATGATCTCTGCCTGGCTGTTCACGCCACCTATTTCCCCTGTGGCGGCCTCGCCATCGGGATCCTCCTCTCGCACAAGGTCGCCGACGCATCATCTTACCTCTTGTTCCTCAAAACCTGGTCCGCCGTCGCAAGAAACGGCGGGGGCGTGCCGTTGCCCAAGTTTGAGCTCGCCGCCTATGCTCCACAG CTGGACATCCTCAGCTGCCAGCCTCCGCCGGGATTAGTGGAGGGAGATGTCGCCACCACGATCCTCACATTCGCAGCAGCGGAGATCGCCACTCTCCAGGAGAGGTACAACTCCCCGGGCTGTCGTCGCCCGAGCCGGGTGGAAGCACTCTCGGCTTTTATATGGACACGATTCGTGTCCGCAACGGGCGCTATATCCGACCCGGATCAGATGTGTATCGTGTATAATGCGATAAACCTAAGGAACCGGGCTGACCCGCCCCTGTCGGATCACCAGTTCGGTAACTTCATTGCGCCTTCGACGGCTTTCGTGAGGGCCGGGGACAGCGGCGTGGAGGTTGTGCGGAAGGTGCGGGAAGCTACGAAGAGGATAGACGCGGGCTACGTGGCCGGGCTGAAGAAGAGGGAGCGGCAATTGGAAGACATAATGGGGCATGTTCGAGCCAGTGAAGGTGTGATGGTTAAAATGTTCTTCTCGAGTCTGTGTGGATTTCCTTTTACTCAAGTGGATTTCGGGTGGGGCAGACCGGCCCGGTTGAAGACCATCGGGTTGCCCTTCCAGAATTTGGTACATTTTATGGATACAAATGGTGGGGATGGAGTAGAGGCACTCATTCAATTGAGCATACAAGATATGGAGAAATTCCAAGCTCATTTATCACTCAATAGTAAATTGTAA